Proteins from one Aureimonas sp. SA4125 genomic window:
- a CDS encoding DUF6867 family protein: MAPEMSLLWEVSWVEFLVVTLALGGGGAWMIGRSTALTWSGWGILVFYVFLLTVAARFIHFSLFGGSFFLPVSTFPTALHYALVDFVILMAIAAAGRQFVRSRQMARQYGFLAAGASSPS, translated from the coding sequence ATGGCGCCGGAAATGTCGCTTTTGTGGGAAGTCAGCTGGGTCGAGTTTCTGGTGGTCACGCTGGCGCTCGGCGGCGGCGGTGCCTGGATGATCGGACGGTCGACGGCCCTCACCTGGAGCGGCTGGGGGATTCTTGTCTTCTACGTCTTTCTTCTGACAGTCGCCGCGCGCTTCATCCATTTCAGCCTGTTCGGCGGCAGTTTCTTCCTGCCCGTCTCGACGTTCCCCACGGCGCTGCACTATGCGCTGGTCGACTTCGTCATCCTGATGGCCATCGCGGCGGCGGGACGGCAGTTCGTGCGGAGCCGGCAGATGGCGCGGCAGTACGGATTTCTGGCAGCCGGCGCGTCGTCCCCTTCCTGA
- a CDS encoding ABC transporter ATP-binding protein: protein MLTIRGLQTFYGKIQALRGVDLDVNQGEIVTIIGANGAGKSTLMMTICGNPRAREGSIVYRGEDITQLPTHLIMTKDIAQSPEGRRIFGRMTVTENLQMGATLQDEKHYDDDLKRVFSLFPRLKERAGQRGGTLSGGEQQMLAIGRALMGRPKLLLLDEPSLGLAPLIVKQIFEVIRDLNRNEGLTVFLVEQNAFHALRLAHRGYVMVNGAITMTGTGRELLARPEVRQAYLEGGAH from the coding sequence ATGCTGACCATCCGCGGCCTGCAGACCTTCTACGGCAAGATCCAGGCGCTGCGCGGCGTCGATCTGGACGTGAACCAGGGCGAGATCGTCACCATCATCGGTGCCAACGGCGCCGGCAAGTCGACGCTGATGATGACGATCTGCGGCAATCCGCGGGCGCGGGAAGGCTCGATCGTCTATCGCGGCGAGGACATCACCCAGCTGCCGACGCATCTCATCATGACCAAGGACATCGCCCAGTCGCCCGAGGGTCGGCGCATCTTCGGCCGAATGACGGTGACGGAAAACCTTCAGATGGGCGCGACCCTCCAGGACGAGAAGCACTACGACGACGACCTGAAGCGGGTCTTCTCGCTCTTCCCGCGGCTCAAGGAGCGGGCGGGACAGCGCGGCGGCACGCTGTCGGGCGGCGAGCAGCAGATGCTGGCGATCGGCCGGGCGCTGATGGGGCGGCCGAAACTGCTTCTCCTCGACGAACCCTCGCTGGGTCTGGCACCCCTCATCGTCAAGCAGATCTTCGAGGTCATCCGCGATCTCAACCGCAACGAGGGCCTCACCGTCTTCCTGGTCGAGCAGAACGCCTTCCACGCGCTGCGCCTCGCCCATCGCGGCTACGTCATGGTCAATGGCGCGATCACGATGACCGGGACGGGGCGCGAGCTTCTCGCCCGGCCGGAGGTTCGCCAGGCCTATCTCGAGGGAGGAGCGCACTGA
- a CDS encoding branched-chain amino acid ABC transporter substrate-binding protein yields the protein MKKALLAGAALNMVFAGMAFADITIGVAGPMTGQYAAFGEQLKTGAEQAVADINAAGGVNGEKLVLSVGDDACDPKQAVAVANSFAGQKVPFVAGHFCSGSSIPASQVYAEEGIIQISPASTNPDFTDKRPGDGIFRVCGRDDQQGQVAGAFIAEKFKDGVVAVLNDKSAYGKGLADETEKYMKEAGKEPALVESYTAGEKDYSSLITKLKQAGVTLVYIGGYHTEAGLIARQMKDQGVTATIMSGDALVTDEYWAITGDAGEGTLMTFSPDPRKNEAAAPVVAELDKAGKSAEGYVLYTYAAIQAWAEAAKKAGSTEYEAVTKSLNEGGYQTVIGDITFDDKGDVKLPGYVMYEWKAGKYDYLVAAQ from the coding sequence ATGAAAAAAGCTCTTTTGGCCGGCGCCGCACTCAACATGGTTTTCGCCGGCATGGCGTTCGCCGACATCACGATCGGCGTCGCGGGTCCGATGACCGGCCAGTACGCAGCCTTCGGCGAGCAGCTGAAGACCGGCGCCGAGCAGGCCGTGGCCGACATCAACGCGGCTGGTGGCGTGAACGGCGAGAAGCTCGTTCTCTCCGTCGGCGACGACGCATGCGACCCCAAGCAGGCTGTCGCGGTAGCGAACTCCTTTGCCGGCCAGAAGGTCCCCTTCGTCGCCGGTCACTTCTGCTCGGGCTCCTCGATCCCGGCCAGCCAGGTCTATGCCGAGGAAGGCATCATCCAGATTTCGCCCGCCTCGACCAATCCCGACTTCACCGACAAGCGCCCGGGCGACGGCATCTTCCGCGTCTGCGGTCGTGACGACCAGCAGGGCCAGGTCGCCGGCGCCTTCATCGCCGAAAAGTTCAAGGATGGCGTCGTCGCCGTGCTGAACGACAAGTCGGCCTACGGCAAGGGCCTTGCCGACGAGACCGAGAAGTACATGAAGGAAGCCGGCAAGGAGCCTGCGCTGGTCGAGTCCTACACGGCCGGCGAGAAGGACTACTCCTCGCTCATCACCAAGCTGAAGCAGGCCGGCGTGACGCTGGTCTACATCGGCGGCTACCACACCGAGGCCGGCCTCATCGCCCGCCAGATGAAGGACCAGGGCGTCACCGCGACGATCATGTCCGGCGACGCGCTCGTCACTGACGAATACTGGGCGATCACGGGCGATGCCGGCGAAGGCACGCTGATGACCTTCTCGCCCGACCCGCGCAAGAACGAGGCGGCCGCCCCGGTCGTCGCCGAACTCGACAAGGCCGGCAAGTCGGCCGAGGGCTACGTCCTCTACACCTACGCCGCGATCCAGGCCTGGGCCGAGGCTGCCAAGAAGGCCGGTTCGACCGAGTACGAGGCCGTCACCAAGTCGCTCAACGAGGGCGGCTACCAGACCGTCATCGGCGACATCACCTTCGACGACAAGGGTGACGTCAAGCTGCCGGGCTACGTGATGTACGAGTGGAAGGCCGGCAAGTACGACTATCTGGTCGCCGCCCAGTAA
- a CDS encoding phosphomannomutase, which translates to MSSLKFGTSGLRGLVGDLVGRPSFAYTLAFLRHLDASRPDTDPAQSVPGAASRALLVGRDLRSSSPAIATACIAAARAAGYTPLDCGALPTPALALAAMAHGAAGVMVTGSHIPDDRNGLKFYRPDGEITKADEAGILAAFADLGEDVVPPADAEPAQRHPALAAYIARYLDFFPRDCLAGLTVGIYEQSTVARDGLGQVLTGLGARVEGLGRSDRFIPVDTEAHRPEDTALIAGWAAEGRFDAIVSADGDADRPLVADETGAILRGDILGLLTAGHLRIRTIVTPITSSSAIETACIAEHVLRTRVGSPFVIAGMVEAGDAPDGVLGFEANGGVLLGTPIERAGRRLAALPTRDALLPIISVLATMAARRETLSDIVAGLAVGHTAAHRLQDVPAERSGELLRRLADDPDYRTAFMDDVGTVVAVDRLDGVHMTLADRSVIHFRASGNAPELRCYVEAADPASAERLLGWGLARAAAAMAPLL; encoded by the coding sequence ATGAGCAGCCTGAAATTCGGCACCAGCGGCCTGCGCGGCCTGGTCGGCGATCTCGTGGGACGGCCGAGCTTCGCCTACACGCTGGCGTTCCTGCGCCATCTCGACGCTTCGCGGCCCGATACCGATCCAGCGCAGTCCGTGCCGGGCGCCGCTTCGCGTGCCCTCCTCGTCGGGCGGGACCTGCGGTCATCCAGCCCGGCGATCGCCACCGCCTGCATCGCCGCCGCCCGCGCCGCCGGCTACACGCCGCTCGATTGCGGCGCCCTCCCGACGCCGGCCCTCGCGCTGGCGGCGATGGCGCATGGCGCGGCCGGCGTGATGGTCACCGGCAGCCATATCCCCGACGACCGCAACGGGCTGAAGTTCTATCGGCCGGACGGCGAGATCACCAAGGCGGACGAGGCCGGCATCCTCGCCGCCTTCGCCGACCTCGGGGAAGACGTCGTGCCACCGGCGGATGCGGAACCGGCTCAGCGCCACCCCGCTCTTGCCGCCTACATCGCGCGCTATCTCGACTTCTTCCCGCGCGACTGCCTGGCCGGCCTCACCGTCGGAATCTACGAGCAGAGCACGGTCGCCCGCGACGGGCTGGGACAGGTGCTGACAGGGCTTGGCGCGAGGGTCGAGGGTCTCGGGCGGTCCGACCGGTTCATCCCGGTCGACACGGAAGCGCACCGGCCGGAGGACACGGCGCTGATCGCCGGCTGGGCCGCCGAGGGGCGCTTCGATGCCATCGTCTCGGCCGACGGCGACGCCGATCGCCCCCTCGTCGCCGACGAGACCGGCGCCATCCTGCGCGGCGACATTCTCGGCCTTCTGACGGCCGGCCATCTGCGCATCAGGACGATCGTCACGCCGATCACGTCGAGTTCGGCGATCGAGACCGCCTGCATCGCCGAGCACGTCCTGCGAACGCGCGTCGGCTCACCCTTCGTCATCGCCGGCATGGTCGAGGCGGGGGATGCGCCGGACGGCGTCCTCGGCTTCGAGGCGAATGGCGGCGTCCTTCTCGGCACCCCGATCGAGCGCGCCGGACGGCGCCTTGCCGCACTGCCGACACGGGACGCCCTCCTGCCGATCATCAGCGTCCTCGCCACGATGGCGGCACGGCGCGAGACCCTCAGCGACATCGTCGCCGGCCTGGCCGTCGGCCATACCGCCGCCCATCGCCTCCAGGACGTGCCGGCCGAACGCAGCGGCGAACTGCTCCGGCGCCTCGCGGACGACCCGGACTACCGCACAGCCTTCATGGACGACGTCGGTACCGTGGTCGCCGTCGACCGGCTGGATGGGGTTCACATGACGCTTGCCGATCGCAGCGTCATCCATTTCCGCGCGTCCGGCAATGCGCCGGAACTGCGCTGCTACGTCGAGGCAGCCGATCCGGCCTCGGCCGAGCGGCTGCTCGGCTGGGGCCTTGCGCGCGCCGCGGCGGCGATGGCGCCGCTCCTGTAG